The proteins below are encoded in one region of Nilaparvata lugens isolate BPH chromosome X, ASM1435652v1, whole genome shotgun sequence:
- the LOC111045804 gene encoding serine/threonine-protein phosphatase 6 regulatory ankyrin repeat subunit B gives MTEIRQRFENHEEEIADLGEQEKPVNKEEPAPVGDELMVASGEGDIVHNDDAQPDLQPENEHIMTRGENEEEQRDHAEITLQVSIALQRLGDSGRLEEVQQEDTDEEHYEEEDINVSDSEDEDDLEDVVDDDDDDDDDDDDDEEEDDEEEDDEEDEDDDDYNVKDDVKNIIHRFTYLLGNDIRSLMLYLSIFNGFEKNTTTALHISAWLGHETLALRLLKKGRNVDVNARDIGGRTALHMAAWKGHSEIIQMLLEHGAHPLVISHQAATPLAIALQEGHNDCIKILATACGESKLEKLSNYGILFEKPHLW, from the exons ATGACGGAGATCCGGCAGCGATTCGAAAATCACGAGGAAGAAATCGCCGATCTCGGAGAACAGGAGAAACCTGTCAACAAGGAGGAACCG GCACCAGTTGGTGATGAGTTGATGGTTGCCTCTGGTGAAGGGGACATTGTTCACAACGATGACGCACAGCCTGACTTGCAACCCGAGAACGAGCACATCATGACCCGCGGCGAGAAC GAAGAAGAACAAAGAGATCATGCAGAGATCACATTGCAGGTATCTATAGCACTCCAAAGACTCGGAGATTCAGGAAGACTTGAGGAGGTTCAACAAGAAGATACAGATGAGGAACATTATGAAGAGGAAGACATTAATGTCAGCGACAGTGAAGATGAGGACGATCTTGAGgatgttgttgatgatgatgatgatgatgatgatgatgatgatgatgatgaagaagaagacgacgaagaagaagacgacgaagaagatgaagatgatgatgattacaaTGTTAAAGatgatgtcaaaaacataatCCATCGATTTACGTATTTGCTGGGAAATGATATTAGAAGCTTAATGCTATACCTTTCTATATTTAACGGTTTTGAGAAG AATACTACTACAGCACTGCACATCAGCGCTTGGCTGGGACATGAGACATTGGCACTTAGATTGTTGAAGAAAGGAAGAAATGTTGATGTCAATGCTCGAGATATTGGAGGGCGAACTGCTCTCCACATGGCTGCCTGGAAAGGCCACAGTGAAATCATTCAAATGCTCCTGGAACACGGCGCTCACCCGTTGGTCATCAGTCACCAAGCAGCTACTCCTTTGG CGATCGCTCTTCAGGAGGGACACAATGACtgcataaaaatacttgcgACAGCATGTGGAGAATCTAAGCTAGAGAAACTAAGCAATTATGGGATATTGTTTGAAAAGCCCCACCTATGGT GA